One window of the Streptomyces sp. ITFR-21 genome contains the following:
- a CDS encoding IS256 family transposase, which produces MTIEPESVAEPVGVVTSGERLIAMLVERARSEGVQLTGAGGLLQQLAKRVLEGVLEAVLEGEITGHLGYGKHDPAGKNSGSSRNGTRAKTVLTDVGPVEGKVPRDVEGSFEPQTVRKRRRRLTGVDEMVLSLSAKGPTHGEISAHLAGVYGAGVSKQTISTITGQVMDGMAERQNRPLDRVCPVLFVDAVNVKIRDGKVANRPVSVVMAVTAEGTRDILGIWAGDGGGGAQYWLQVFTGLRNRGLDDVLMPVCDGLKGLPDAVGTVWPRTIVQKCIVHLLRNSFRYASRADWDKTAKALKPVYTAPNQSAAGERFGEFQDAWGKKYPAIVQLWESAWAESVPFLSFDVEIRTVICPTNAIESVNARIRKPVRARGHFPTEAAALKCVYMALMSLDPTGKGRKRWTMRWIAPLNAFQIAFEGRLTPANN; this is translated from the coding sequence ATGACGATCGAGCCGGAGTCCGTGGCTGAGCCGGTCGGTGTGGTCACGTCGGGCGAGCGGTTGATCGCGATGCTGGTCGAGCGGGCCCGGAGTGAGGGCGTGCAGCTGACTGGTGCGGGTGGGCTGTTGCAGCAGCTGGCCAAGCGGGTGCTGGAGGGTGTGCTGGAGGCTGTGCTGGAGGGTGAGATCACCGGTCACCTCGGCTACGGCAAGCACGATCCGGCGGGGAAGAACAGCGGCAGCAGCCGCAACGGCACTCGGGCGAAGACCGTGCTGACGGATGTCGGGCCGGTCGAGGGCAAGGTGCCGAGGGACGTGGAGGGCAGCTTCGAGCCGCAGACCGTCAGGAAGCGGCGGCGGCGGCTGACGGGTGTGGATGAGATGGTGCTGTCGCTGTCCGCGAAGGGCCCCACCCACGGGGAGATCTCCGCGCACCTGGCCGGGGTCTACGGCGCCGGGGTCTCGAAACAGACCATCTCCACCATCACCGGCCAGGTGATGGACGGCATGGCCGAACGGCAGAACCGGCCGCTGGACCGCGTCTGCCCGGTCCTGTTCGTGGACGCCGTCAACGTGAAAATCCGGGACGGGAAGGTCGCGAACCGGCCCGTCTCCGTGGTCATGGCCGTCACCGCCGAGGGCACCCGGGACATCCTGGGCATCTGGGCCGGCGACGGCGGCGGGGGTGCGCAGTACTGGCTGCAGGTGTTCACCGGGCTGAGGAACCGCGGCCTGGACGACGTGCTGATGCCGGTCTGCGACGGGCTCAAGGGCCTGCCCGACGCGGTCGGGACGGTCTGGCCCCGCACCATTGTGCAAAAGTGCATCGTCCACCTCCTGCGCAACAGCTTCCGATACGCCTCGCGCGCGGACTGGGACAAGACCGCCAAGGCGCTCAAGCCCGTCTATACCGCGCCGAACCAGAGCGCGGCGGGCGAACGCTTCGGTGAGTTCCAGGACGCCTGGGGGAAGAAGTACCCGGCGATCGTCCAACTGTGGGAGAGCGCCTGGGCCGAGTCCGTGCCGTTTCTCTCCTTCGACGTCGAGATCCGCACCGTCATCTGCCCGACGAACGCCATCGAATCCGTCAACGCGCGGATACGCAAGCCCGTCCGCGCCCGGGGCCACTTCCCCACCGAGGCCGCCGCCCTGAAGTGTGTGTACATGGCGCTGATGAGTCTCGACCCGACCGGCAAGGGCCGCAAGAGGTGGACCATGCGCTGGATAGCGCCCTTGAACGCCTTCCAGATCGCCTTCGAGGGCCGGCTCACCCCGGCCAACAACTGA
- a CDS encoding IS3 family transposase (programmed frameshift), whose protein sequence is MAPPSKYTPEFREEAVRVALQSSRTISETARELELNPETLRGWVKKYQKQNEPAAGSPLTLDERARLKEQDRRIRELEMENVFLKKCAGVLREGSPVASRYEFIETMRLDTTEYAHPVEFMCERLDVSKSGYYEWRNRPDSATAQRREELKLLIKKAFDMSDSTYGYRRVHAQLVRWGRPAGLELVRLLMRELGLVPCQPEPKRWSLTQAAASDVPDLVSRNFTADAPGEKLVGDITYVKTGEGWLYLATVIDCCTKEVIGYAMDDHYQTPLISQAIRNAARNRKLADGAIFHSDRGSNYMSAEFAATLKRFGLRRSSGRTGVCWDNAMAESFFGALKNERVSRVTYPTREDARQDITRYIELWYNHKRLHSAVGYRPPREVHAEYMEFRIAA, encoded by the exons GTGGCGCCACCCAGTAAGTACACCCCGGAGTTCCGTGAGGAAGCTGTCCGGGTCGCACTCCAGTCCAGTAGGACCATCTCTGAGACGGCCCGCGAGCTCGAATTGAACCCGGAGACGCTCCGGGGCTGGGTGAAGAAGTACCAGAAGCAGAACGAGCCAGCGGCAGGTTCGCCGTTGACGCTAGATGAGCGGGCACGCCTGAAGGAACAGGACCGGCGTATCCGTGAACTGGAGATGGAGAACGTCTTCCTGAAAAAATGCGCGG GCGTACTTCGCGAAGGATCCCCGGTAGCGAGCAGGTACGAGTTCATCGAAACGATGCGGCTCGACACCACGGAGTACGCGCATCCCGTCGAGTTCATGTGTGAACGGCTCGACGTGTCCAAGTCCGGCTACTACGAATGGCGGAACCGCCCGGATTCTGCCACAGCCCAGCGGCGCGAGGAATTGAAACTGCTCATCAAGAAGGCATTCGACATGTCGGACAGCACCTACGGATACCGGCGCGTCCACGCCCAGCTCGTCCGCTGGGGCCGCCCCGCCGGCCTGGAGCTGGTCCGCCTGCTGATGCGTGAGCTGGGTCTGGTGCCCTGCCAGCCCGAGCCGAAGCGGTGGTCGCTCACCCAGGCCGCAGCCAGCGACGTGCCGGACCTTGTCAGCCGGAACTTCACCGCCGACGCGCCCGGCGAAAAACTCGTCGGCGACATAACCTACGTAAAAACCGGAGAAGGATGGCTTTATCTCGCGACCGTCATCGACTGCTGCACGAAGGAAGTCATCGGCTACGCGATGGACGACCACTACCAAACTCCTCTCATATCCCAGGCCATCCGCAACGCGGCGCGGAACAGGAAACTCGCCGACGGTGCAATATTCCACTCCGATCGCGGATCGAACTACATGTCCGCCGAGTTCGCGGCGACGCTGAAACGGTTCGGACTCCGCCGGTCATCCGGACGTACCGGCGTCTGCTGGGATAACGCGATGGCGGAATCATTCTTCGGCGCTCTGAAGAACGAGCGGGTTTCCCGCGTGACGTACCCGACCCGAGAGGACGCCCGACAGGACATCACCCGATACATCGAACTCTGGTACAATCACAAACGCCTCCACTCGGCTGTCGGATACCGCCCACCGCGAGAAGTTCACGCCGAATACATGGAGTTTCGTATAGCCGCGTGA
- a CDS encoding site-specific integrase — translation MEPADADAYFGKVLRGSPSGTRLARSQALSTYFMFLELRHKVELHRMTGRVIECPIDEMNKPRGAKDAQLRIPPSEPEVGALFTGWGGELATCRKFAPTARNYTASKLLSQVGLRVSEACGLDLDDIKWDLGRFGKPHVRHGKGARGSGPRERMVPLINGAGRTLRWFIEDVWGRFDDDHTRPGAPLFPSERKNADGSSRRVGDDALRNGLKDAAKAHLPGGE, via the coding sequence ATGGAGCCGGCCGACGCCGACGCGTACTTCGGGAAGGTGTTGCGCGGCTCGCCGAGCGGCACCCGGCTGGCCCGGTCCCAGGCGCTGAGCACGTACTTCATGTTTCTGGAGCTGCGGCACAAGGTCGAACTGCACCGGATGACCGGCCGGGTCATCGAGTGCCCGATCGACGAGATGAACAAGCCGCGCGGCGCGAAGGACGCCCAGCTGCGGATTCCACCGAGCGAGCCGGAGGTCGGGGCGCTCTTCACCGGCTGGGGCGGCGAGCTGGCTACCTGCCGCAAGTTCGCTCCTACCGCCAGGAACTACACCGCCTCGAAGCTGCTGTCCCAGGTCGGCCTGCGAGTGAGCGAGGCGTGCGGGCTCGACCTGGATGACATCAAGTGGGACCTGGGCCGCTTCGGCAAGCCCCACGTCCGCCACGGCAAGGGCGCCCGCGGCTCGGGCCCGCGCGAGCGGATGGTGCCGCTGATCAACGGCGCCGGCCGGACCCTTCGGTGGTTCATCGAGGACGTCTGGGGCCGGTTCGACGACGACCACACCCGCCCTGGCGCCCCGCTGTTCCCCTCCGAGCGCAAGAACGCCGACGGGTCCTCGCGCCGGGTGGGCGACGACGCCCTGCGCAATGGGCTCAAGGACGCGGCCAAAGCGCACCTGCCGGGTGGGGAGTGA